The Spirosoma radiotolerans genome has a window encoding:
- a CDS encoding energy transducer TonB, producing the protein MNPNHFAQFISSARFLLLLFVPFFSMCKKGVDPENSTIIGHVYTTVDQAPTFPGGQAELNNFLMRNLRYPAEAQRAKIKGKVIVGFVVTDRGRIANPEIRQSVGGGCDEEAIRIVKAMPNWLPGQLNGKPVNVQTSLPFSFTLL; encoded by the coding sequence ATGAATCCTAATCATTTTGCTCAGTTTATTTCTTCTGCTCGCTTCCTGCTGTTGCTCTTCGTTCCTTTTTTCAGCATGTGTAAAAAAGGGGTTGACCCTGAAAATTCAACGATTATCGGCCACGTTTACACCACAGTAGATCAAGCTCCCACCTTCCCAGGAGGGCAAGCCGAGCTAAATAACTTTTTAATGAGGAATCTACGCTATCCCGCCGAAGCACAACGGGCCAAAATTAAAGGCAAAGTAATCGTTGGCTTCGTGGTTACGGATAGGGGTCGGATTGCCAATCCAGAGATTAGACAAAGTGTAGGCGGGGGTTGCGATGAAGAAGCAATTCGTATCGTGAAAGCTATGCCAAACTGGCTACCTGGCCAGCTAAATGGAAAACCCGTAAACGTGCAAACTAGCTTGCCGTTTTCATTCACTTTATTATGA
- a CDS encoding helix-turn-helix domain-containing protein, whose translation MKEPVPYAIRSITEYHQLLGLPKPKHPLFSVIDHQDVKQYSDERLRVKTYAFYTISMKKGYAGKMKYGQTYYDFDEGAMVFHGPRQVITSELTDDMALSGWSLLIHPDFIHPYPLFAKWKQTGFFAYTLSEALHPSDEEIQLLETILGTIRHEYRSGIDRFSQDILISQLEVLLNYCNRFYHRQFLTRKKVNHDLLSRLDALLDEYFTTDQASLRGVPTVQQLADHLTVSASYLSDMLRVLTGQSAQQHLTDHIIERGKELLATTSLSVGEIAFRLGYENPQGFHKLFKAKTQQTPLAFRASLN comes from the coding sequence ATGAAAGAGCCCGTGCCGTACGCCATCCGCTCCATTACGGAATATCATCAGCTGCTTGGGCTACCTAAGCCCAAGCACCCCCTGTTTTCGGTGATCGATCATCAGGACGTCAAGCAGTATTCGGATGAACGACTGCGGGTCAAAACCTACGCCTTTTACACCATCAGTATGAAGAAGGGGTATGCCGGTAAAATGAAATACGGCCAGACCTACTATGACTTCGATGAAGGCGCGATGGTCTTTCACGGCCCCCGGCAGGTGATTACTTCCGAGCTGACCGATGACATGGCGCTTAGCGGATGGAGCCTGTTAATTCACCCGGACTTTATCCATCCCTATCCACTATTTGCCAAGTGGAAGCAGACTGGTTTTTTCGCCTATACGCTCAGCGAGGCCCTGCACCCCTCCGACGAAGAGATCCAGCTCCTGGAAACCATTCTGGGCACGATTCGTCACGAATACAGGTCGGGTATTGATCGCTTCAGTCAGGACATTCTCATCAGCCAGTTAGAGGTGTTACTCAACTATTGCAACCGGTTTTACCATCGGCAGTTTCTCACCCGCAAAAAGGTCAATCATGATCTGCTGAGCCGACTGGATGCGCTGCTGGACGAGTACTTTACCACGGACCAAGCGTCCTTGCGGGGGGTACCCACGGTCCAGCAGCTTGCCGATCACTTGACCGTGTCAGCCTCCTACCTGAGCGATATGCTCCGGGTGTTAACCGGCCAGAGTGCCCAGCAGCACCTCACCGATCACATCATCGAGCGGGGCAAAGAACTCCTGGCCACGACCTCCCTGTCGGTGGGCGAAATCGCCTTTCGACTCGGGTACGAAAATCCGCAAGGCTTTCATAAGCTGTTTAAGGCCAAAACCCAGCAGACACCGCTGGCCTTCCGGGCCTCGCTCAACTAA
- a CDS encoding SDR family NAD(P)-dependent oxidoreductase: MESEKKVNVWFITGASKGMGLALVKLLLAKGHAVAATSRNAQALKRQIDGYDATFLPLEMDLTADDSVRNAIQQTVKTFGRLDVVVNNAGFAYVGSLEEMTDEEFRYALDVNLFGTVNVIRAAMPYLRQQRSGHIINIASAGGYVAVANLGSYAASKFAMVGLTESLAAEIKPFGVYATVVLPGSFRTRFLEDGSLTYVKTPIAEYGSDQTLDGMSKRAGSQPGDPDKLVAELVKLADYPAPPVHLILGPDSYRMIMDKRDKDMAEFEAYKETTMSTNLEQVLPDHQTH; encoded by the coding sequence ATGGAAAGCGAGAAAAAAGTAAACGTCTGGTTCATCACGGGTGCCTCCAAGGGAATGGGCTTGGCCCTGGTCAAGTTACTGCTAGCCAAGGGACATGCCGTAGCCGCCACCTCCCGGAATGCCCAGGCACTAAAGCGGCAAATTGACGGCTATGACGCCACCTTTTTGCCCCTGGAGATGGACCTGACCGCCGATGACAGCGTCCGAAACGCCATTCAACAGACAGTAAAAACATTTGGTCGGCTCGATGTGGTGGTCAACAATGCCGGCTTTGCCTACGTGGGCAGCCTGGAAGAGATGACCGATGAGGAGTTTCGCTATGCCCTGGATGTAAACCTGTTTGGTACCGTCAATGTCATTCGAGCGGCTATGCCCTACCTGCGCCAGCAACGCAGCGGGCATATTATCAACATTGCTTCGGCCGGTGGCTACGTAGCCGTGGCCAATCTGGGCAGTTATGCCGCTTCCAAATTTGCCATGGTCGGATTAACCGAATCCCTGGCCGCTGAAATAAAACCGTTTGGTGTCTATGCCACCGTGGTCTTGCCCGGTTCGTTTCGAACCCGCTTTTTAGAAGATGGCTCATTAACTTACGTCAAGACGCCCATTGCCGAATATGGCAGTGACCAAACCTTAGATGGTATGAGCAAACGGGCGGGTAGCCAGCCCGGTGACCCGGATAAGTTAGTCGCTGAACTCGTTAAGTTAGCCGACTACCCGGCCCCACCCGTCCACCTGATTCTGGGCCCGGACAGTTACCGCATGATTATGGATAAACGGGACAAGGATATGGCCGAGTTTGAGGCTTACAAGGAAACAACAATGTCGACCAACCTCGAGCAGGTATTACCTGACCACCAAACACATTAG
- a CDS encoding CHAD domain-containing protein, whose protein sequence is MGYIFKPQESIAENMNRILAEEVTGALVALEKPGEITGEGIHSVRKRIKKIRALFRLVRSELKEKEFKRTNAFYRSLGQQLSSLRDATVMIKTLDKLREAKPTNVSPKLFTTLHEALLVEQKQAANAFFNGPTQIGHLANAFRNASPHVTGFSKCYNGFRVMAPNLKKTYRRARQALKVVRHKPSIDHFHELRKEVKTIWYHTRLLQPIWPDLVKAYEHEFDRLGELLGDDHDFGVLAQKIESDQLLVPRRQTKEAILQGLQAQRTQLQTQIYPLANRLLAEKANEFVKRFQRHWKIWQSEARSETINQRQTA, encoded by the coding sequence ATGGGTTACATCTTTAAACCGCAGGAATCCATTGCGGAGAATATGAATCGAATTCTTGCCGAAGAAGTCACCGGGGCTCTGGTGGCGTTGGAAAAGCCAGGAGAAATTACGGGAGAGGGGATTCACAGTGTCCGCAAACGAATTAAAAAGATTAGAGCCCTCTTTCGATTAGTCCGCAGTGAACTAAAGGAAAAAGAGTTTAAACGGACCAATGCCTTTTATCGATCCCTTGGCCAGCAGCTATCCTCACTCAGGGATGCTACCGTGATGATTAAAACGCTGGACAAACTTAGGGAGGCTAAGCCAACCAATGTGTCACCCAAGCTGTTCACTACGCTCCATGAAGCGCTGCTTGTTGAGCAAAAGCAAGCAGCCAACGCCTTTTTCAACGGCCCTACTCAGATTGGCCATCTGGCCAACGCGTTTCGAAACGCTTCTCCGCATGTGACAGGTTTTTCTAAATGTTATAATGGCTTTCGAGTCATGGCCCCTAACCTCAAAAAAACATACCGCAGGGCTCGTCAAGCGTTGAAGGTTGTTAGGCATAAACCTAGTATTGATCATTTTCATGAATTACGCAAAGAAGTAAAAACGATTTGGTATCATACCCGATTGTTGCAGCCGATCTGGCCTGATCTGGTAAAGGCCTATGAACACGAGTTTGATCGCTTGGGGGAACTGTTGGGAGATGATCATGATTTTGGCGTGTTGGCCCAAAAAATTGAGTCAGACCAGCTATTAGTCCCTAGGCGGCAAACCAAGGAAGCTATATTGCAGGGGCTACAGGCCCAGCGAACCCAATTGCAGACCCAAATCTATCCGTTGGCCAATCGGTTGTTAGCCGAAAAAGCGAACGAGTTTGTGAAACGGTTCCAACGGCACTGGAAGATTTGGCAGTCGGAAGCTCGATCCGAAACAATCAATCAACGTCAAACGGCTTAA
- a CDS encoding sugar phosphate isomerase/epimerase family protein, with product MLSRRDFLVAIGALATALPAYSGQSKDNYPIGIQLYTVRDWMNQDPVGTLKQLAAIGFTQLESYQGEKGIYFGLKPAEFTKIARDLGMTLFASHFNLGKTAERSITEAAAVGLQYMIVPYNELTNLETTKRAVEEYTRLGELCQKHGVQFGYHNHGYDFETFEGVVPYELFLKQIDPKLMIMEMELYWFARMNVDPLTYIQQYPGRFPIWHVKDMDKQDRTANTEVGQGSIDYKRLFAHAKQAGLRYSIVEQDGHFHPTVWPSLTASLGATRLLGR from the coding sequence ATGCTTTCACGTCGAGACTTCCTGGTGGCAATCGGAGCACTAGCCACCGCACTACCTGCTTACTCTGGCCAATCAAAGGACAACTACCCCATTGGCATTCAGCTCTACACCGTTCGGGACTGGATGAACCAGGATCCGGTGGGCACCCTCAAGCAATTGGCTGCCATTGGCTTTACACAACTTGAATCCTATCAGGGTGAAAAAGGAATCTATTTTGGGTTGAAACCCGCCGAGTTTACCAAAATAGCCCGCGACCTGGGAATGACCCTGTTTGCCTCTCATTTCAATCTGGGCAAAACAGCGGAGCGCTCAATTACCGAGGCCGCTGCCGTGGGGCTCCAGTATATGATCGTTCCGTATAACGAGCTAACGAATCTGGAAACGACTAAGCGGGCAGTGGAGGAGTATACCCGGTTAGGAGAGTTATGTCAAAAACACGGGGTTCAGTTCGGCTATCACAATCACGGGTATGATTTCGAGACCTTTGAGGGCGTAGTGCCCTATGAGTTGTTTCTCAAACAGATTGATCCCAAACTGATGATTATGGAGATGGAACTCTACTGGTTTGCCCGGATGAATGTGGATCCGTTGACGTATATCCAGCAGTACCCAGGTCGTTTTCCTATCTGGCACGTGAAGGATATGGATAAGCAGGATCGAACGGCTAATACAGAGGTGGGGCAAGGTAGTATTGACTACAAACGGCTTTTTGCCCACGCCAAACAAGCCGGTTTACGGTATTCCATCGTGGAGCAGGATGGTCACTTCCACCCCACCGTTTGGCCTAGTTTGACAGCCAGTTTGGGGGCGACAAGACTTCTGGGCCGATAA
- a CDS encoding (2Fe-2S)-binding protein, whose protein sequence is MADLTLTINGKAYSVSVDEQTPLLWVIRDVVGLKGTKFGCGLGLCGACTVHLNDQPIRSCQMPVNLIHEGQKITTIEGLSKTGDHPVQKAWVEHQVPQCGYCQSGQIMSAVALLKENPAPTDANIDAAMGGNICRCGTYGRIRQAIHAAASAVHQAKKAATPAPAKKQGSLH, encoded by the coding sequence ATGGCAGACCTTACCCTAACCATCAACGGTAAAGCCTACTCCGTTTCAGTCGACGAGCAGACGCCCTTACTATGGGTCATTCGGGATGTGGTGGGCCTGAAAGGCACCAAGTTTGGCTGTGGCCTGGGACTCTGTGGCGCCTGTACGGTCCACCTGAACGACCAGCCCATCCGTTCCTGCCAGATGCCGGTCAACCTGATCCACGAGGGGCAAAAAATTACGACCATTGAAGGCCTGAGCAAAACGGGCGATCACCCTGTGCAAAAAGCCTGGGTGGAACATCAGGTACCCCAATGTGGCTATTGTCAATCCGGGCAGATTATGTCCGCGGTGGCCTTGTTGAAAGAAAATCCCGCGCCAACCGATGCCAACATTGACGCGGCTATGGGTGGCAATATCTGCCGATGTGGCACCTACGGGCGCATCCGGCAGGCTATTCACGCGGCTGCTTCGGCCGTGCACCAGGCGAAGAAGGCCGCTACACCAGCTCCCGCCAAAAAGCAAGGTTCATTACACTAA
- a CDS encoding CYTH domain-containing protein, with translation MSVEIERKYLVKGDEWKKLGEGQLYRQGYLSPHPERTVRIRTVNDRGYLTIKGKTVGASRSEYEYPIPYADAQAMLDQLCERPIIEKMRYRIPYEGLIWEVDEFHGENLGLIVAEVELSDEQQQINLPDWVDKEVTDEPRYYNANLLRHPFCRWEVSHR, from the coding sequence ATGAGCGTCGAAATCGAACGGAAATATCTGGTTAAAGGCGACGAGTGGAAAAAGTTGGGGGAGGGTCAACTGTACCGTCAAGGTTACCTGAGTCCTCATCCAGAACGCACCGTTCGAATTCGAACGGTGAATGATCGGGGTTATCTAACCATCAAAGGCAAAACTGTGGGGGCCAGCCGATCGGAATATGAGTATCCCATTCCCTACGCCGATGCGCAGGCTATGCTCGATCAGCTGTGCGAGCGGCCCATCATTGAGAAGATGCGCTACCGGATTCCGTATGAAGGGCTGATTTGGGAAGTCGATGAATTTCATGGAGAGAACCTGGGGCTGATCGTGGCCGAAGTTGAACTAAGCGATGAGCAGCAGCAGATCAATCTTCCGGATTGGGTAGACAAAGAAGTAACGGATGAGCCCAGGTATTACAACGCCAACCTGCTGCGCCATCCGTTTTGCCGGTGGGAGGTATCTCACCGGTAA
- a CDS encoding Crp/Fnr family transcriptional regulator: MNTEAFDELASYIKSRIAIREEELEHIRLYSEIKKLKKKQFLLQEGDVWQLNVFVVSGCLRIYSVDDKGTEHILNFAVENGWTGDRQSLVSGKPSQFNIDAVEDSVLVIIKEEHFERLRGKIPLFDHMVNEILHRGFIAAQQRIHATISYSAEEKYLHFLKNHPSLNTRLPQSMIASYLGISAETLSRMRNKVAKKR, encoded by the coding sequence ATGAATACAGAGGCTTTTGACGAATTAGCCAGCTATATAAAAAGCAGAATCGCCATCCGGGAGGAAGAACTGGAGCACATTCGGTTATACAGCGAGATCAAAAAGCTTAAAAAGAAACAATTTCTGTTGCAGGAAGGAGACGTCTGGCAACTGAATGTCTTTGTGGTCAGTGGCTGTTTACGCATTTATTCCGTCGATGATAAAGGCACGGAACATATCCTCAATTTTGCCGTAGAGAACGGGTGGACAGGGGACCGGCAAAGCCTCGTGTCGGGCAAGCCATCTCAATTTAACATCGACGCGGTAGAAGATTCCGTCTTAGTCATCATCAAAGAAGAACATTTTGAGCGACTTCGGGGGAAAATACCCTTGTTTGACCATATGGTCAACGAGATCCTACACCGGGGGTTTATAGCCGCTCAGCAACGTATTCATGCCACTATCAGTTACAGTGCTGAAGAAAAATACCTTCACTTTTTAAAAAATCACCCCAGCCTCAATACCCGCCTACCGCAAAGTATGATTGCGTCTTATCTCGGCATCAGTGCCGAAACTCTAAGTCGAATGCGGAACAAAGTTGCCAAAAAGCGATAA
- a CDS encoding magnesium transporter CorA family protein yields the protein MQKELATPIDHPFTWLDLNDPSPEELDQVAQKYDLYYTVIKDCLEPDHLPKFESIGPVSFIITRIYNPDKETDADTIQELSNKIAIFYSNDFIITVHRSAQPVLDEIKKRFVTPGHCQSTAELSIRIVRWVLNSYIDPGLALANELDGHESALFLGKPTKQVLQQLYYLKRKASSAKRILTLTEDILHCLQRSEGASPVLQDTLDLHVKARTIYEQLEEAATHLLNIYLSMASQRTNEVMRVLTVFSAFFLPLTFIVGIYGMNFEHMPELGWRYGYPAVLVSMGVVALGIYGWFKRKGWL from the coding sequence ATGCAGAAAGAATTAGCGACTCCAATTGATCACCCCTTTACTTGGCTGGATCTGAATGATCCATCTCCGGAGGAGCTTGACCAAGTGGCCCAGAAATATGATCTCTATTATACAGTCATTAAAGACTGCCTGGAGCCCGACCATCTCCCTAAGTTTGAATCGATTGGGCCAGTCAGCTTTATAATCACCCGCATTTATAACCCCGATAAAGAGACAGACGCCGATACGATTCAGGAGCTCAGTAATAAAATCGCCATCTTTTACAGCAACGACTTTATCATTACCGTTCACCGGAGTGCTCAGCCGGTGCTGGACGAAATTAAAAAGCGCTTTGTAACCCCTGGCCATTGTCAGTCAACGGCTGAATTAAGCATCCGCATTGTTCGCTGGGTACTCAATAGTTACATTGATCCAGGTTTGGCTTTAGCGAATGAGTTAGATGGTCACGAATCGGCTTTATTCTTGGGAAAGCCGACCAAGCAGGTTCTCCAACAGCTCTATTATTTGAAGCGCAAAGCTTCATCTGCTAAACGCATCTTAACCCTGACGGAAGACATTCTCCATTGCTTGCAGCGTAGTGAGGGCGCTTCTCCGGTGTTACAAGATACGTTGGATTTACATGTGAAAGCACGCACTATTTACGAACAGCTGGAAGAGGCTGCCACGCACCTGCTGAACATCTATTTGTCTATGGCTTCCCAGCGGACCAATGAGGTGATGCGGGTACTAACAGTCTTTTCGGCCTTCTTTCTGCCCTTGACCTTTATTGTGGGCATCTACGGGATGAACTTCGAGCACATGCCCGAATTAGGCTGGCGTTATGGCTATCCGGCCGTGCTGGTGAGTATGGGTGTTGTCGCCTTGGGTATTTATGGCTGGTTCAAGCGGAAAGGCTGGCTGTAA
- a CDS encoding nuclear transport factor 2 family protein encodes MEEDEINTLIAEHFTVWSDRNPLTRRAAMEKLYSDDVLVIAHYRFNGLPNIDAYIDDLLAKRPEYRFAQRTPVESHHNIARVNWQFGPPDDPARVTGQDIFTFEAGKIQSLLVFLDTKKNQ; translated from the coding sequence ATGGAAGAAGACGAAATCAACACGTTAATTGCGGAGCACTTTACCGTATGGAGCGACCGCAACCCGTTAACCCGAAGAGCGGCCATGGAGAAGCTGTACAGCGATGATGTCTTGGTCATTGCTCATTACCGGTTCAATGGCCTGCCAAACATCGATGCTTATATTGACGATCTGCTCGCTAAACGACCCGAATACCGCTTTGCGCAACGAACACCCGTCGAATCGCATCATAACATAGCCCGAGTGAACTGGCAATTCGGTCCACCCGATGATCCGGCACGGGTTACAGGCCAGGACATTTTTACCTTCGAAGCGGGAAAGATTCAGTCCCTGTTGGTTTTTCTGGATACAAAGAAAAACCAGTAA
- a CDS encoding aminotransferase class IV, protein MSYEYHREIPAVKTLSYLPLIQRLPHLKRQAADDYLYYSNGLISESSRSNVFIVKNKTVSTAHSGILPGIT, encoded by the coding sequence ATGTCCTACGAGTATCATCGGGAGATTCCGGCGGTCAAAACGCTCAGTTACTTGCCACTCATCCAGAGGCTGCCTCACTTAAAGCGTCAGGCCGCGGATGACTATTTATACTATTCCAACGGGCTAATCTCCGAGTCGTCGCGAAGCAACGTCTTTATCGTTAAAAACAAAACGGTTAGTACGGCTCATAGCGGTATCTTACCCGGCATCACCTAA
- a CDS encoding winged helix-turn-helix transcriptional regulator, with protein MANLRKNKDFNPHNCPVAHCLNRIGGQWKVLILYGISKNCNRFSKLQRAIPAISKQMLVNQLRELEEDSIIKRIIYPEIPPRVEYKLTDYGESLMPVIYVMQDWGIHAMKNR; from the coding sequence ATGGCTAATTTGCGCAAAAACAAGGATTTCAATCCGCACAACTGCCCGGTTGCCCACTGCCTGAATCGAATCGGTGGTCAGTGGAAAGTACTGATCCTGTATGGCATCAGTAAAAACTGTAATCGGTTCAGTAAGCTGCAACGCGCTATTCCTGCCATCAGCAAACAGATGCTCGTCAATCAACTCCGTGAGCTGGAAGAAGACAGCATTATCAAGCGGATTATCTATCCGGAAATACCACCCCGTGTTGAGTACAAACTAACTGATTACGGCGAGTCGCTGATGCCCGTCATTTACGTCATGCAGGACTGGGGAATTCATGCGATGAAAAACAGATAG
- a CDS encoding NADPH-dependent F420 reductase, which produces MKKTVGILGAGNIAQTIATYLIRSGHEVTLSNTNAEKLSEVVRSLGTGAKAGSVTEAAAADIVFLALPWLSVPELANRIDSWDNRIVVDATNHFISPDFQVADLNGRTSTDVVSDYLPGARVVKAFNTLYFKVLAQPPQQNGGRRVLFLSGNDPDANAVVASLIEGFGFAAVNLGPLSVGGHLQQAKGPLASLNSIKV; this is translated from the coding sequence ATGAAAAAAACAGTTGGCATTCTAGGAGCGGGCAACATCGCCCAGACAATCGCTACGTATCTAATTCGCTCTGGCCATGAGGTTACCTTGAGCAATACCAACGCCGAAAAGCTTTCGGAGGTTGTCCGTTCCCTGGGCACGGGGGCAAAAGCAGGTTCGGTAACCGAAGCGGCCGCTGCTGATATCGTCTTTTTAGCCCTTCCCTGGTTGAGTGTACCCGAGCTGGCTAATCGCATCGATTCATGGGACAATCGGATCGTTGTGGATGCGACCAATCATTTTATCAGTCCTGATTTTCAGGTCGCCGACTTAAACGGGCGAACTTCCACCGACGTGGTCTCGGATTATCTTCCCGGGGCCAGAGTGGTCAAAGCATTCAATACGCTTTACTTTAAGGTTTTAGCACAACCACCACAACAAAATGGGGGCAGACGCGTGCTTTTTCTGTCAGGAAATGATCCGGACGCGAATGCAGTAGTAGCTAGTTTAATTGAGGGGTTTGGTTTTGCAGCCGTCAATTTAGGTCCTCTGTCGGTGGGTGGCCACCTGCAACAAGCTAAAGGCCCTCTTGCTTCCTTAAATAGTATTAAAGTGTAA
- a CDS encoding nuclear transport factor 2 family protein, whose translation MNSTKTAKELLLGYLHSINDADQAIELFAEDATIELPYLATLGMPWQWHGKDVLYQFLKNLPKTFPGFEFENIQIHIDTPNQAFGEYDVRCHVAATGRPYHQTYMGRLVAENGKIKLLREALDMAQVAKAMFPNGVADLAGK comes from the coding sequence ATGAATTCAACAAAAACCGCAAAAGAACTGCTGCTCGGCTACCTTCATTCGATTAACGATGCTGACCAGGCAATTGAGCTCTTCGCGGAGGATGCCACCATTGAGTTGCCTTATTTAGCTACTCTAGGGATGCCCTGGCAATGGCACGGCAAAGACGTCCTCTACCAATTCCTGAAAAATCTGCCCAAAACATTTCCTGGTTTTGAGTTTGAGAATATTCAGATTCATATCGATACGCCCAATCAGGCTTTCGGGGAATACGATGTCAGGTGTCATGTAGCGGCAACCGGTCGACCCTACCATCAAACGTATATGGGCCGGTTAGTGGCTGAAAATGGTAAGATTAAGTTACTGCGTGAGGCACTGGATATGGCGCAGGTGGCCAAAGCCATGTTTCCGAACGGAGTTGCCGACCTGGCCGGGAAATAG